A genomic segment from Agrobacterium vitis encodes:
- the secDF gene encoding protein translocase subunit SecDF, translated as MLHFSRWKTILLWLAVVASVLIALPDLFSKDQLARLPSWFPSKQMTLGLDLQGGSHIMLKIERNDIVKERLEAVVGDIRSSLRDAGVRYTGLNGVGQAVQVRITDPAQLDAARKGLQTLTAPVSTGGFGSSSIQEATLDDSGDGLLKFNLTDAGIDYRMSSALTQSIEVVRRRVDELGNTEPLIQRQGSDRIIVQVPGLDDPQRLKNLLNQTAKLSFRMVDTSMSATEAISGRPPATSEVLYSQDEAAVPYLVEKRVLVSGEDLVDAQASFNQQNNEPVVSFRFDSRGAQRFAQATQQNVGRPFAIVLDNQVISAPVIREPIVGGSGQISGNFTVQGANDLAVLLRAGALPATLTVVEERTVGPSLGADSIRAGVSAGFIGAGLVVVLMIGLYGFFGVLAVLALLANIVMIIAILTLLGSTLTLPGIAGIVLTIGMAVDSNVLIYERIREEYKSGRSLIQSIDIGFNKALATIVDANVTTLIAAGVLFFLGSGPVRGFSVTLAIGIITTVFTAFGLTRWMFTVWVNTRRPKAMPKGVRTGIFDGTNIPFMGVRRYTFLLSAALSIAALVGFGTVGMKLGIDFTGGSIIELKARQGNADPAAIREQLSSLNLGDVQVQGFGDPSSVLVRLQAQDEGENGEQSAVAKVRGELEQAYEFRRTEVVGPSVSGELTKSATIGVLISLMAILVYIWIRFEWQFAAGAIIATLHDVILTLGLYVVTGVEFDLSSIAAILTIVGYSLNDTVVVYDRMRENLRRYKKMPLDVLIDTSINQTLSRTILTSVTTLLALLALFLFGGEVIRSFTFAMLFGVLVGTFSSIYMAAPVLIAFRLRPEGQGEPDKAVKAKPEKNGTAGKAGA; from the coding sequence ATGCTGCATTTCTCCCGCTGGAAAACAATTCTTCTCTGGCTTGCCGTCGTGGCGAGCGTTTTGATCGCGCTGCCCGATCTGTTCAGCAAGGATCAACTGGCCCGTCTTCCGTCCTGGTTCCCGAGCAAGCAGATGACGCTCGGTCTCGATTTGCAGGGCGGCTCGCATATCATGCTGAAGATCGAGCGCAACGATATCGTCAAGGAGCGGCTTGAAGCCGTGGTTGGCGATATCCGCAGCAGTCTTCGCGATGCGGGCGTTCGCTATACGGGGCTGAATGGCGTTGGCCAGGCGGTTCAGGTGCGCATTACCGATCCGGCCCAGCTTGATGCGGCGCGCAAGGGCTTGCAGACGCTGACTGCACCAGTCAGCACCGGCGGCTTCGGGTCGAGCAGCATCCAGGAAGCGACGCTGGACGATAGCGGCGATGGGTTGTTGAAGTTCAACCTCACCGATGCCGGTATCGATTATCGCATGTCCTCGGCACTCACCCAGTCCATCGAAGTCGTGCGCCGCCGCGTCGATGAGCTTGGTAATACCGAGCCGTTGATCCAGCGCCAGGGTTCTGACCGGATCATCGTTCAGGTGCCGGGTCTTGATGATCCGCAGCGGTTGAAGAACCTTCTGAATCAGACCGCGAAGCTGAGCTTCCGCATGGTCGATACCAGCATGTCGGCCACCGAAGCGATCAGCGGTCGCCCGCCTGCCACGTCCGAAGTGCTTTACAGCCAGGATGAGGCCGCGGTGCCTTATCTGGTCGAAAAGCGGGTTCTGGTGTCCGGCGAGGATCTCGTTGACGCGCAGGCAAGCTTCAATCAGCAGAATAATGAACCGGTCGTCAGCTTCCGCTTTGATAGCCGTGGTGCGCAGCGGTTTGCCCAGGCGACCCAGCAGAATGTCGGGCGGCCTTTTGCCATTGTGCTCGATAATCAGGTGATTTCCGCGCCTGTGATCCGTGAACCGATTGTCGGTGGCTCCGGCCAGATTTCCGGCAATTTCACGGTGCAGGGCGCCAATGATTTGGCCGTGCTGCTTCGTGCCGGTGCCTTGCCAGCAACCTTGACCGTGGTCGAAGAGCGCACCGTTGGCCCAAGCCTTGGTGCCGATTCGATCCGGGCCGGGGTTTCTGCCGGCTTTATCGGCGCGGGGCTCGTCGTGGTGCTGATGATCGGGCTTTACGGATTCTTCGGCGTGCTTGCCGTGCTGGCGCTGTTGGCCAATATCGTCATGATTATTGCCATCCTGACGCTGCTTGGATCGACGCTGACGCTGCCGGGCATCGCCGGTATCGTATTGACCATCGGCATGGCGGTTGATTCGAACGTGCTGATCTACGAGCGTATCCGCGAGGAATATAAGAGCGGGCGCTCCCTCATTCAGTCGATCGATATCGGCTTCAACAAGGCCTTGGCGACGATTGTCGATGCCAATGTTACGACGCTGATTGCTGCCGGCGTGTTGTTCTTTCTCGGCTCCGGTCCGGTGCGTGGCTTCTCGGTGACGCTTGCCATTGGTATCATCACCACGGTGTTTACCGCCTTTGGCTTGACCCGCTGGATGTTTACCGTCTGGGTGAATACGCGTCGTCCCAAGGCAATGCCCAAGGGGGTGCGGACCGGGATTTTCGACGGAACCAATATTCCCTTCATGGGGGTACGCCGTTACACGTTCCTGCTGTCGGCTGCCTTGTCCATTGCCGCTCTCGTCGGTTTCGGCACGGTCGGCATGAAGCTCGGCATCGATTTTACCGGTGGTTCTATCATCGAGTTGAAGGCCCGTCAGGGCAATGCCGATCCCGCCGCCATCCGCGAACAGTTGAGCAGTCTCAACCTCGGCGATGTCCAGGTCCAGGGTTTTGGTGATCCGAGCAGCGTTCTGGTCCGTTTGCAGGCCCAGGATGAGGGCGAAAACGGCGAACAGTCGGCTGTTGCCAAGGTGCGTGGCGAATTGGAACAGGCCTATGAGTTCCGCCGTACCGAAGTTGTCGGCCCGTCCGTGTCGGGTGAGTTGACGAAATCCGCAACCATTGGCGTGTTGATTTCGCTGATGGCGATCCTGGTCTATATCTGGATCCGGTTTGAATGGCAGTTTGCGGCAGGCGCCATCATCGCAACCCTCCATGACGTCATCCTGACGCTTGGTCTCTATGTGGTCACCGGGGTGGAATTCGACCTCAGCAGTATCGCGGCGATCCTGACGATTGTCGGCTATTCGCTGAACGATACCGTGGTCGTTTATGACCGCATGCGCGAGAACCTGCGCCGTTACAAGAAAATGCCGCTGGATGTGTTGATCGACACGTCGATCAACCAGACCCTGTCTCGTACCATCCTGACATCTGTCACCACGCTTCTGGCCCTTCTGGCATTGTTCCTGTTCGGTGGCGAAGTTATCCGCTCCTTCACCTTCGCCATGCTGTTCGGGGTTCTCGTTGGCACATTCTCCTCTATCTATATGGCGGCACCGGTGCTGATCGCCTTCCGTCTGCGCCCCGAAGGTCAGGGCGAGCCGGACAAGGCTGTAAAAGCAAAGCCGGAGAAGAACGGCACAGCGGGCAAGGCGGGAGCATAG
- the yajC gene encoding preprotein translocase subunit YajC has protein sequence MFITQAFAQDAAPAAGGMGSGFEMLLLFAPLMVIWYFLLIRPQRNQLKKREATLSAIRRGDQVVLGGGLIGKVTKVTDDKELEVEIADGVKVKALRSLIAEVRVKGEPVKAEIAKADGSKTDA, from the coding sequence ATGTTCATAACACAGGCATTCGCTCAGGATGCAGCACCTGCCGCTGGCGGGATGGGGTCCGGGTTTGAAATGCTGCTGCTTTTCGCACCCTTGATGGTGATCTGGTATTTCCTGTTGATCCGCCCGCAGCGCAACCAGCTGAAGAAGCGGGAAGCAACGCTGTCGGCTATTCGTCGCGGCGACCAGGTGGTTCTTGGCGGCGGCCTGATCGGCAAGGTAACCAAGGTTACCGACGATAAGGAACTGGAAGTCGAAATCGCCGATGGCGTCAAGGTTAAGGCGCTGCGCAGCCTGATCGCCGAAGTGCGCGTCAAGGGTGAACCGGTCAAGGCCGAGATTGCCAAAGCCGACGGTTCCAAGACCGACGCTTGA
- a CDS encoding ATP-binding protein, which produces MTDTLADLLREVTRLADAMERLAGPAPAINDWSRADCFVWHPANQHLQPVPRPNRVSLGLIRGVDRVRDILHENTERFALGFAANNVLLWGARGMGKSSLVKAVHADIVMATGVRLKLVEVHREDIASLPALMDLLKNSDERVLLFCDDLSFDHDDTAYKSLKAALDGGIEGRPDNVLFYATSNRRHLLPRHMMENEQSTAINPSEAVEEKVSLSDRFGLWLGFHKCSQDDYLAMIDGYAAHFKLPLPPEQLHAEALEWATTRGARSGRVAWQYIQDLAGRLRVELER; this is translated from the coding sequence ATGACCGATACGCTGGCTGATCTGCTGCGGGAAGTGACCCGGCTCGCCGATGCCATGGAACGGCTGGCCGGTCCCGCCCCGGCGATTAACGACTGGAGCAGAGCCGATTGCTTCGTCTGGCATCCGGCAAATCAGCATCTGCAACCGGTGCCAAGGCCCAACCGAGTCTCGCTCGGCCTCATCAGGGGTGTCGATCGGGTGCGTGACATCCTGCATGAAAACACCGAACGGTTCGCGCTCGGCTTTGCCGCCAACAATGTTCTGCTGTGGGGCGCGCGCGGCATGGGCAAATCCTCGCTGGTGAAGGCAGTGCATGCCGATATCGTAATGGCCACCGGGGTGCGGCTGAAATTGGTGGAAGTCCACCGCGAAGACATCGCCTCCCTGCCCGCGCTGATGGACCTGCTGAAAAACAGCGACGAGCGGGTGCTGCTGTTTTGCGACGATCTTTCCTTCGACCATGACGATACTGCCTATAAATCGCTGAAAGCGGCACTGGATGGCGGCATCGAGGGCCGTCCGGACAATGTGCTGTTTTACGCCACCTCCAACCGTCGCCACCTGCTGCCCCGGCATATGATGGAAAACGAGCAGTCGACCGCCATCAATCCGTCAGAAGCGGTGGAGGAAAAGGTCTCTCTTTCCGACCGGTTTGGCCTCTGGCTCGGTTTTCATAAATGCAGCCAGGACGACTATTTGGCGATGATCGACGGCTATGCCGCGCATTTCAAGCTTCCGCTGCCGCCTGAACAATTGCACGCCGAGGCTCTGGAATGGGCCACCACGCGAGGGGCGCGCTCCGGGCGAGTCGCCTGGCAATATATCCAGGATCTGGCCGGGCGGTTACGGGTCGAACTTGAGCGGTAG
- a CDS encoding LysM peptidoglycan-binding domain-containing M23 family metallopeptidase has protein sequence MVASSVGCIMRQSQSYKSGMPVAQILWVGLMASVATGCSSDSSRFSGLFSKTDSMTTASTGGQITGMNNAPVPQADVDGGGSYAPAASGGSMGGGGYGNRQQAMTQPYPAQQTYSPARRASSAVSVQKAELAPPSGSTASTGPISSRRQTASAQPFPAATHQSAALEDGDGLSTNTLPQPAKPGLAAGAGAGQGANGQGANGWSTVNAPRVVLKPGESLATLSQRYGVPEKEIVKANGLSTAGAARPGQSILIPTFGSRNTPTRAAAAEGTLLPPGQSPGPAPRQENKVAVLPTNPKLRDKVKTDIAANNTTNAAGTGKTPPAAGTYVVKSGDSIAKIARENGVSVAALKQANHLGTQGVRVGQTLELPQADQKLAATPVSTAPANTKPEAPKVTAAAPAPAAPTKSVTDVASADPGDKAPDATGIGKYRWPVRGAVVAPFGANVAGKRNDGIDISVPTGTPIKAAENGVVIYAGNGLKELGNTVLVRHDDGTVTVYGHADAISVQRGQKVQRGQQVATSGMSGNASQPTLHFEVRKDATPVNPMGFLE, from the coding sequence ATGGTTGCGTCGTCAGTGGGTTGTATCATGCGTCAGAGTCAGTCTTATAAATCCGGCATGCCTGTTGCCCAGATTCTCTGGGTTGGCCTGATGGCGAGCGTCGCGACTGGTTGCAGTTCCGATTCAAGCCGCTTTTCCGGCCTGTTTTCCAAAACCGATTCGATGACGACCGCCTCGACGGGCGGCCAGATCACCGGGATGAACAATGCACCAGTGCCGCAGGCTGATGTAGATGGTGGTGGCTCTTATGCTCCAGCGGCGTCCGGCGGATCGATGGGCGGCGGTGGTTATGGCAATCGCCAGCAGGCGATGACACAGCCTTATCCGGCCCAGCAGACCTATTCACCAGCGCGGCGTGCTTCTTCGGCCGTGTCCGTTCAGAAGGCCGAACTCGCGCCGCCATCCGGCTCTACCGCATCGACAGGCCCGATCTCTTCGCGCCGTCAGACGGCTTCGGCTCAGCCATTTCCGGCGGCCACTCACCAGTCGGCTGCACTGGAGGATGGCGACGGCTTGTCCACCAACACCCTGCCACAGCCCGCAAAGCCCGGCCTGGCGGCTGGCGCTGGTGCTGGCCAGGGTGCGAATGGCCAAGGTGCGAATGGTTGGAGCACGGTCAATGCACCTCGCGTCGTGCTGAAGCCGGGCGAAAGCCTTGCCACGCTGTCGCAGCGCTACGGCGTGCCGGAAAAGGAAATCGTCAAGGCCAATGGTCTTTCGACGGCAGGGGCTGCGCGTCCCGGTCAGTCCATCCTCATTCCGACCTTCGGTTCGCGCAATACGCCGACCAGGGCTGCTGCTGCCGAAGGCACGTTGTTGCCTCCAGGTCAGTCCCCCGGACCTGCGCCGCGCCAGGAAAATAAGGTCGCAGTGTTGCCGACCAATCCGAAACTGCGTGACAAGGTCAAGACTGATATTGCCGCAAACAACACCACCAATGCCGCCGGCACTGGCAAGACGCCGCCAGCCGCTGGCACCTATGTGGTCAAGTCGGGCGATTCGATTGCCAAGATTGCTCGTGAGAACGGTGTTTCGGTTGCTGCCTTGAAGCAGGCAAACCATCTCGGCACCCAGGGTGTTCGCGTTGGCCAGACGCTGGAATTGCCCCAGGCTGATCAAAAGCTTGCCGCGACACCTGTCAGCACGGCGCCTGCCAATACCAAGCCGGAAGCGCCCAAGGTGACTGCTGCGGCTCCGGCGCCTGCCGCGCCGACCAAGTCTGTCACTGATGTTGCCTCCGCCGATCCCGGCGACAAGGCCCCTGACGCAACTGGCATCGGCAAATATCGCTGGCCGGTGCGTGGCGCTGTGGTGGCTCCGTTTGGCGCCAATGTCGCTGGCAAGCGCAATGACGGTATCGATATTTCCGTGCCGACCGGTACACCGATCAAGGCCGCCGAAAACGGCGTGGTTATCTACGCTGGCAATGGCCTGAAAGAACTCGGCAACACCGTGCTTGTTCGCCATGACGACGGCACTGTGACTGTTTACGGCCATGCCGATGCCATTTCCGTTCAGCGCGGCCAGAAGGTGCAGCGTGGCCAGCAGGTGGCAACATCGGGCATGAGCGGCAATGCCAGCCAACCGACCCTGCATTTTGAAGTGCGCAAGGATGCGACCCCAGTCAACCCGATGGGCTTCCTGGAATAG